The DNA segment CGCAAATCTAGCACGTGACATACCAACTTGGTTAGCTAACTCCTCAATCGTCCATGGATAATCTAGCTGTTTATGGATCAGTTCAATAGCTTTGGAAAGTTTAGGTTCAGATAACGCTGATAAGACTCCCTCTTGACATATTTTGTTTTCAACTAAATGACGGAGCACCAGTAACAACAGCAGATCAAGTAGTGTTGAGATGATAGCTGCTTGAGCAAAACGTGAGGTAAAAGCTTCGTCAAATAACATATTTATTGTATTGGATAGACTATCTAACTCGGAAAGAGGGAGAACGATAGCATCGGGTAGAGCTCGGTATAGTGGCGAATCTTTAAAGCTTAAGTTAGCACATACTACATCGCAACCTTCTAGAGTTTGGGGCTGAAGACGATGAGCTTTTCCTTTGGGATAAATGATGAGTGTTGGCTCGTTGATTTTATATGTTAAGCCATGCTCTTCGAATAGAGCCATTTCACCTGTGCGAACTAAGTGTAGTACTCCACCAGTAGGGTGCTCTGCACTTGAAGAACTTCCACATAAATTACCTGAGAAGAATAAGTTCGCTTTTGGTTCTGCGTGAGATATTAATGCGGATAAGGTATCCATTTGAGACTCTGAGTATGTATATCTAGATTAATAGTGATAAATCGTATTGTTGAGAGTGTCAATATCAATAACGTAAATTCACTTAATCAAAGGAGCTCAGCATGAGCCGTATTCTTCCAGTTTCAAACCCACAAGGTGATGTTGCGACGACGCTATCTGCAATTAAAAGTAAGTTAGGAATGGTACCTAACCTTTACGCGACAGTTGGTCACTCACCAACGGTGCTTAATGCGTATCTTACATTTAGTGATGCTTTATCCAAAGGACGTTTAAGTACGAAACAACGAGAGTTAATAGCTTTGGCTATAGCTCAGGTAAACCAGTGTCAGTACTGCTTATCTGCTCATAGCCTTATTGCTGGTAGTACAGGGTTAGGTGAGAAAAATATTAAGGAAGCAAGAGAAGGTAAGGCTGATAATGCGCTGGATCAAGCACTGATTACCTTAGCCGTAGATTTGGTTGAGCAGCGCGGTGAACTCACTACAGAACAATTAGATATAGCTAATAAAAATGGAGTTGATAGCGAGTTGATCTTTGAAGTGCTAGCCCTAGTGACGGCTAATATATTTACCAATTATGCAAACCACTTAGCGCAAACAGATATTGATTTCCCGTTAGTTAGTCTTACTGTTTGATATTGAAAGGAGTTATTTATGCAGCAAGAAAAAGGTTACTTGGTAAGTCTAGTAGGTGTTGTATTGACGTTATTATGGATTGGCGTATTTAAGTTTACTCCAACTGAAGCAGAAGCAATTAGACCGTTGGTTGAAAGTCATCCGTTAATGAATTGGATGTTCAGTATTTTTAGCGTACAAAGTGTATCAAATCTAATTGGTATTACTGAGATTATAGTTGCTATAGGAATGGTTGTTGGTATCTGGAAACCAAAAGTGGGTTATTGGAGCGGCCTAGCTGCAATAGTTATCTTCATTACTACACTGAGCTTTCTTTTTACTTTATCAGGAGTTTGGAAAATAGTTGATGGTGTCCCTGTTACTGAGTTTTTTATATTTAAAGATGTTGTCTTTTTAGGCGTTGCTTGGCTTAGTGTCGAGAGGAGTAGGCACTTAATTCAAGCTAGTAAACCTTAGAGCTATTAGGAAGATTATTTGTAGAAGCGCTCACATTAGTGAGCGTTTTCTTACATGAGAATATGTTGACTGTTAATTATAGAAGTGATGATATCACCTCTAATCAGGTGGCCAAATTCACTGCACCACTACAAAGTCTTAGATGAGTTCATTTTATCGAGAATCGGGGGGGGGGGGGGGAGAATTTATATTTTAAAGGCTTCAACCGGAAATGAGGAAGCTAAGAATTCATGTGAAGAATTAAGGTTTAGTTTGAAGACAGACTTGTGAAACATATTAACGAGACGGTAACTAAATAGTAGTAGCACAGAATCGGTTACCCCCTCATTTAAACATACGAAAGACATCAAAAATACACTTACTCTAGCTGATAAAGCATTATAAATAGCTAAACAGAGTGGGCGAACCGTGTTTGCGTTAACTAAGTTATTTTGCTATCTAGTTAACCATATAATGTATTAGATCCCGACTAGATCTGACATATCAACTTGATTAGTTGAGAGTTACCCGTTTTGATAGAAGGTGTCTAATCTTTAATCAAAACAAAAAAGGTAACTCTCATGTTGCATACTAACAATCCAATCATTAAACACAAAGCTGGTTTGCTTAATCTAGCCGAAGAGCTCGGTAATGTTTCTAGAGCTTGTAAAGTTATGGGCGTATCAAGAGATACATTTTACCGTTATCAGGAGCTTGTTGAGGACGGTGGGATAGATGCGTTAATCGAAAAGACCCGAAGAACACCAAACCTTAAAAATAGAGTCGACGAAGCAACTGAACAATCGGTGATTCAATACGCTATAGACTTCCCCGCACACGGCCAACACCGAACCAGTAATGAGCTACGCAAGTTAGGTGTTTTTGTTTCAGGCAGTGGCGTTCGTTAAATCTGGCTTCGTTACAATTTAGAGAACTTTAAAAAGCGACTTAAAGCGTTAGAAGAAAAAGTCACTCGCGAAAGGATAATTTTGTCTGGTGCTCAAGTTGCCGCTCTTGAAAATAAGAAGCATGATGATGAAGCCTGCGGTGAGATAGAAACCCACCACCCAGACTATCTTGGGTCTCAAGATACTTTTTATGTTGGTAACCTAAAAGGAGTGGGTCTGTTGTTACCAATAGACCTTCGTAGATAGCTATAGCAAGGTGGCGTTTGCTAAGCTCTATACGACGAAAACACCGATCACCGCGGCAGATATGCTCAACGATAAAGTTCTACCTTATTTCGAACAACACGAGCTTCCTATGCTACGAATACTGACAGATAGGGGGACGGAATACTGTGGCCGAGTGAGCAGCATGATTATCAGTTGTACCTAGTAATAAATGATATCGATCATACAAAAAATAAGGCAATGTCACCGCAAACTAACGGTATTTGCGAACGGTTCCATAAAACAATCTTGAATGAGTTTTATCAGGTGACCTTCCGTAAAAAGCTGTATGACAGTCTAGAAGGCTTGCAGAAAGATCTGAACGAATGGATGAATTACTACAACAATGATCGAACCCATCAAGGGAAAATATGCTGTGGTCGAACACCACTTGAAACATTACTCGATGGGAAACAGGTTTGGGCGGATAAAAACTTAGCTCAAATCTAAGCTGACAGATACCTTCAAAAAACGGGTAACTGTCAGATAAAGTCTGAGCTACTACACATATAACTATGATTAACTAGTTGGTTTTATTATTCTTTTAACGTAAGTACATTGTAACAGAACTAGTTTAAACGCTCTGTTTACAGTGTTTCAATATGGTATAGTACATTTTAGCAGTAAATTCTTGCTGCATCTTTTCATAAGTTGTAACTAAGTAATAAGAGGGAGGTTTATGTTCTGGGATCTCTATATCGAAAGGTTGAATTAACCGTCCATTATTCAACTCTTTCTGTACTAATATGCTATTAACATAGGCAATCCCGCCACCTTGCTTTGCAGCTTCAATAGATTGGATTGAGTTCTGAAAGGTAATTTTTTGTTGTGTGAAATTGTTACTTAATAAATTTAGTCTTTGCAATACAATATCCCATTGCACTAGCCGATTATTGGTATAGATAAGTGTACTTTTATCGATAGTTTCTTGATCAAAGTGTTGGCCTTTGTCTTTGAGATAGTCAGGATGACAAACAGGGATCATGGTCTCATCAAACAAATGAACCGAGTACATATTTTCCCATGTATCATAACCGTATCTAATCGCCAGATCTAAGTCTGATTTAGATAACTCTAAAAAGTCTAACGTGTCAATAAATTCGATGTTACTATTGATGTTCGATTTAGCGTCATTCATTAATACTGGTAACAACCAGTTCTTAAGTAAAGATGGTGGTACAGCGATTCTAATCTGTGGTCTTTTCCCTTCAATTCCAAGATCAATGGTTGCCTCCTCGATATTCTTGAGGATTATAGAGATCCGAGAGTAATATCTAATACCATAGCTCGATAATTGTATTTGTCTATTTCCTCTAATGAATAGAGGTTTTCCAATAAACTCTTCTAGTTTGTTTATTTGATGGCTTACAGCTCCCGGTGTCACATTTTGTTCAGCAGCAGCCAATTTAAAACTTTGAAAACGTGCAACTGATTCAAAGTAAATAATGGATTTTATTGGTGGAAGTATTCTCATTTATTTGTTCCTTTTAAATATACAAACTTTCAGTCTAGTTAAACTAAGTTGTCAGTTTACATTTATTAGTCAATGTAATTGCTCTGCCGGTTTAGTTATTTTTATACGATTAAAATAACTAAACTAACAACACACTTAATCTAAATCTTTCGTTTGTCAGTTTACTTTATTTGATTTCATGTGTGATAATTATTTGTTTAAATGTAATAAGTGTTGTTTAGATCTCATTATTAACTTGGTTTTCATTTATTATATTCCAAAAATAAATACTACTAAAGTAGTAAGTGCTGCGAGACTGATTATATTTGATTATTCTATTTTCTTGTTTTAATTTATTGATGAAATAATTGGGTGTGTAGGACAGTATTGTTAGAAATGATGAAAGAGGCCACAATGTCAATGAGCCTATGTTTAGTTAAAATCTGGCAGAAGATAGTGCAGATGGAGTTAGCTGGTATTAGGAGGGGACTTTTCTGCTGCAAGAAGTGAAGGTGGACATACCGCAACTAGCTTCGAGTTCTACAAGACAATTCAGGTTCATTAGATATGAAAGTAGAAACAGAAAATAAACTATTAAAGGTAGTTTGGCGAAGAGTGGTTAAATTGCAGGTGCTACCGTAAAGGCACAGAACTCAGGGCTTCGATTTATAGTTGTACCACTATTTATTATATTGGTTAGAGCTAGAGAGGGGGCAGACTAGTTGCATAATACTGAACTCTCCTACTTGGAGAGCCTAAGGCAATGCTGGAGATGGTATTGAATTAACTAAGACATAGGAACAAAGATGGATGAGCAGAAACAGAGATAAACATTCTCAGTTGTAGCTAATAGTGTTTTGTTCATCAGTAGGACATTGAGATTTTTTGCTAAACTAAGGAAAGAGTTTCTTTTAAGCTATGAGGCCTAGATATAAAATATCTAATGTGGATATTTATAGAAATGAAATTTATCCATCTGTTGAGTTGATAAGGTATATAACATAGCTATTTTGAAAGTGGATATTAAAAAATGACTAAAAAAACGTTTGGGTTTAGCTTAATTGAATTAGTAGTAGTTTTAGTTATTTTAGGAGTGCTATCGGTTATAGTCATACCAAGGTTTATTAATTTACATCGTGATGCGAAGATTGCTACGTTAAAAGCGACTAAAGGTTCTATAGAAAGTGCATTTGATATGTTCTCCGTTAAAGTTGATTTGCCTAGGTCTAATTTAACACGATGTTCAGCAAATTTGCAAAACACTTTAAATTGTATTGTGATTAATGGGATTGAAATAGCTTATACAAAAAGTGATAAATACCCAGTATTTAATCCGTATAGAGATTCGATAAATCAGTTGTGGACTATTATGAATATTGATGTAAATAATGACGTGGGTGGGCCATATAACGGAAAGTTAAATTATGAAGATGATTATGATGGAGTCGCTACGACAAATGGTTTTTGGATCTTCCCCTCGATTGACGGTGGTTATACAGATATAGACGGATACAAATGCAAGATACATTATAGGCCATATGGGCATACACATAATTCAACTAACAGAAGTGAAGTTGTATTGGAAATCGAAGATTGTTAGTCCTGTGTGTTCAAATGCAATGTCATAGTTGTCATAGGGCTTTGTTACTTTATCGTGTTTAAGAGTAAATACATTCCTGATGGTAAGTTTATTTTCCTGAAACAATAAAAATCATTCTTATTTTGAATAGATATAGGCAGTTTATAGATTAAATAGGAAGGTGTGTTCTAGATGTATTATAATGTTTATCAACCAGTTTATTATAAAGATGAAATCTTCTCATATGAAGTTCTGCTAAGAAAGAATGGAGTGGAGAACATTTCTGAGCACATAACAACAATTGTAAATAAATCATTATTTGATTACGAATGTATCGTTAGAACTGTTTTGGAAAATAAAGATAAAGAGGTATTGTTGTTTGTTAATATTCACCCTGAGTCGTTACTTAATAGTCTTTTTGTAGAACACTTGCTTAAAATGA comes from the Shewanella halifaxensis HAW-EB4 genome and includes:
- a CDS encoding AraC family transcriptional regulator; the encoded protein is MDTLSALISHAEPKANLFFSGNLCGSSSSAEHPTGGVLHLVRTGEMALFEEHGLTYKINEPTLIIYPKGKAHRLQPQTLEGCDVVCANLSFKDSPLYRALPDAIVLPLSELDSLSNTINMLFDEAFTSRFAQAAIISTLLDLLLLLVLRHLVENKICQEGVLSALSEPKLSKAIELIHKQLDYPWTIEELANQVGMSRARFAALFHHVIGQPPLNYVTESRLLLAKKLLLKGAPIKSVCLEVGYSGSVAFSRAFQRQFGITPRSWHKEHS
- a CDS encoding carboxymuconolactone decarboxylase family protein, with translation MSRILPVSNPQGDVATTLSAIKSKLGMVPNLYATVGHSPTVLNAYLTFSDALSKGRLSTKQRELIALAIAQVNQCQYCLSAHSLIAGSTGLGEKNIKEAREGKADNALDQALITLAVDLVEQRGELTTEQLDIANKNGVDSELIFEVLALVTANIFTNYANHLAQTDIDFPLVSLTV
- a CDS encoding DUF417 family protein; amino-acid sequence: MQQEKGYLVSLVGVVLTLLWIGVFKFTPTEAEAIRPLVESHPLMNWMFSIFSVQSVSNLIGITEIIVAIGMVVGIWKPKVGYWSGLAAIVIFITTLSFLFTLSGVWKIVDGVPVTEFFIFKDVVFLGVAWLSVERSRHLIQASKP
- a CDS encoding LysR substrate-binding domain-containing protein, translating into MRILPPIKSIIYFESVARFQSFKLAAAEQNVTPGAVSHQINKLEEFIGKPLFIRGNRQIQLSSYGIRYYSRISIILKNIEEATIDLGIEGKRPQIRIAVPPSLLKNWLLPVLMNDAKSNINSNIEFIDTLDFLELSKSDLDLAIRYGYDTWENMYSVHLFDETMIPVCHPDYLKDKGQHFDQETIDKSTLIYTNNRLVQWDIVLQRLNLLSNNFTQQKITFQNSIQSIEAAKQGGGIAYVNSILVQKELNNGRLIQPFDIEIPEHKPPSYYLVTTYEKMQQEFTAKMYYTILKHCKQSV
- a CDS encoding prepilin-type N-terminal cleavage/methylation domain-containing protein, with the translated sequence MTKKTFGFSLIELVVVLVILGVLSVIVIPRFINLHRDAKIATLKATKGSIESAFDMFSVKVDLPRSNLTRCSANLQNTLNCIVINGIEIAYTKSDKYPVFNPYRDSINQLWTIMNIDVNNDVGGPYNGKLNYEDDYDGVATTNGFWIFPSIDGGYTDIDGYKCKIHYRPYGHTHNSTNRSEVVLEIEDC